The Paenibacillus sp. FSL W8-0426 region TGCCGCCCAGATCGCTGAACAGCAAACCGTTGATCGAATGCGCTGCTGCGCTCAGCGCAATGACGATCGGCAGGCCTGTCAGAATCGAAATGCGCAGGGCCAGCGTGATCTGGCTTTGCAGATGAGCTTCATCCTTGCGGGCAAATGCTGCCGAAATGACCGGCACCAGCGACGTGCTGAGCGCAATGGCCAAAATCGGAGGAATTCCGGCAATGCTCTGGGCTTTCATACCAAGCACCGCCAGAACGGCCGTCGCTTCTTCCAGACCGATCCTTCCGCTCAGCAGCGGAACGACAAGAGAAGTGTCAATGAAGTTGATGGCTGGAACCGCCAAGGAAGAGAGCACGATCGGAATCGACAATTTGAATATGTCCCCATAGATTCCGCCCAGCGGCAGCTTCTCTGATCGCTCCTCGATGAGTGCTGCGGCGCTGTCCATGCGCCGCTGCTTCATGGTGAAGTACAGCATCACCGCAAACGCCCCGATGCTGCCGAATACGCCCCCGAACGATGCCCCGGCGGCCACCGTCTGGTCATCGTAATTCCATTGCAGCAGCACAAATGCCACCAGTATCGCGGTACCCACGCGGGCGAACTGCTCCACAATTTGGGATATGCCTCCGGCCGTCATATTGCCACGGCCCTGGAAGTAACCGCGCATCATCGCGATGGCCGGGAAGAGCAGCAATGCAGGGGCCAGCGCGCGGATGGCGCTGACCGATCCCGGCACCTTGGAGATGTGCGTCGCGTAGAATGGCGCCGCAAACCACAGCAGGGTCGACATGATGACCCCGGCTGCGGCCGCAAAGATCAGCGCCGCCCGGTAAATCTGCCGGGCCTCTCCGCCGCGGCCCAAGGCGTAGCGTTCAGATACCATTTTGCTCAGTGTACTCGGTATGCCCGCCGTCGCCACCGTTAACAGCATTAAATAAACCGTATTGGAAATCGTGAACGATGCATTCCCGATATCGCCGAGAATGTGATCCAGCGGCACGCGCTGAGCCAATCCAAGCACCCTTGCAACGAGCGCCGCGGCCGCCAGGATGAGCGTTCCTTTGATAAAGCTTTCTTTCTTAGACAACCTGTTTCCCTTCTTTCCCCACATGGGCCGCACCCGCCTGGATCACCAAGCCCGAACGTCTATGCGAATCTCGCCACCCAAATAATGAACAGAACAATCATAACGATCTGCAAAATGATTTTCATCACCGTACTGGTGAACAGGCCAACGACCGAGCCGAAGCCGACCTTGGTCGCCTTGGAAGGCGAAGATCCGCCGATCAGCTCACCCAGAAACGCTCCGATAAACGGACCGAGCACCAGACCAAATGCCGGAATCACAAACGGGCCGATAATGACGCCGATTGTGCTGAGCGTGGTGGATAGCTTGGAGCCCCCGAACTTTTTGACCCCCCAGGCACTGACCACGTAATCCGCGACGAACAGCACCACGACGATCAGAATCTGGAAGATCCAGAACCATACCCCGAACGGATCAAAGCTGAAGAACCAGCCATAGACCAGAAACGCGAACAAAATGGCGATAGCTCCCGGAAGAACGGGGTAGACCGTTCCTGCCATTCCCACCGCGAACAGAAGCACGATCAAAATCCAGCCAACGGTTGCGAGCAAGGTTTATTCCCCCTTCAAAATATGATCGCGAATGACCTCAACGATGCCATCCTCATTGTTGCTCGCGACGATCAGATCCGCCGCTTCCTTCACCTGATCCTGGGCGTTGCCCATCGCTACGCCAAGCCCTGCCGCTTCGATCACGGCCAGATCGTTCAAGCTGTCGCCCACCGCTACGGCCTGGGACATGTCGAGTCCAAGCAGTTTGCATACTTCGGCCACGCCGCTTGCCTTTGTAATGCCGGCCGGGTTGACTTCAATATTGACGGGCGAGGAGTTGGTCATCTGCAAACCGCCCAGCTGCTGCAGTTCCATCATAATTTGATGGCGAATCTCGTCGACCTCGGTGTTAAACCCGAATTTCAGCCACTGGGTTCCTTCGATATCCTGGGTCCAGCGGTCGCGGTTGAAAAGCTCTTCCACGGAGTATGCCCAATACCAAGTATTGTACTTCTCTCCGATCTCCCACATCTTGCGAATCAGCACAGGGTCCATCAGATGGCGAATATGCAGGTCATGCGGCGCTTTCCATACTTCGCTGCCGTTTACCGTGATCATCGGGGTTTCCAATCCGAGCTGCACGGCATAAGGCATAGCGTGAAACACGGCTCTTCCCGTGGACAGGCAGACGTGTACGCCGCGGCGGATGGCAATCTGGATCCATTTGGCTGTTTCTTTTGAAATTTCATGGTTGTCGTTCAGCAGCGTTCCGTCCATGTCAAGCGCAAGCAATTTGTATTTCGGTTCTCCCATGTTGTACTCCTCCTTGGTTCTCTCTCTGATGTTTTTATGATGCGAAATCGGATCTCACAAAAAGACCGTCCGGCTGCCGCAAATGCGCGGGCGCTTCGGACGTCATGGCTAACGACATTTTACCACAGAT contains the following coding sequences:
- a CDS encoding polysaccharide biosynthesis protein, with protein sequence MSKKESFIKGTLILAAAALVARVLGLAQRVPLDHILGDIGNASFTISNTVYLMLLTVATAGIPSTLSKMVSERYALGRGGEARQIYRAALIFAAAAGVIMSTLLWFAAPFYATHISKVPGSVSAIRALAPALLLFPAIAMMRGYFQGRGNMTAGGISQIVEQFARVGTAILVAFVLLQWNYDDQTVAAGASFGGVFGSIGAFAVMLYFTMKQRRMDSAAALIEERSEKLPLGGIYGDIFKLSIPIVLSSLAVPAINFIDTSLVVPLLSGRIGLEEATAVLAVLGMKAQSIAGIPPILAIALSTSLVPVISAAFARKDEAHLQSQITLALRISILTGLPIVIALSAAAHSINGLLFSDLGGTSIIAVLTIGTIFQITMMTTNAILLGVGKPRITMISVAAGIIVKFVASLILAPLMGIYGIIMATALCFLVITYLNLRVLRKIVSFSIMGNRWTGLAVTVLVAAAVGFGANWAGNQVFGAFLPARISFLLTCMVVGVLVVAVYLLLLVVMNVLRKDELGSYPRILQKVLRPLMRFQRGQAQRG
- a CDS encoding DUF456 domain-containing protein, yielding MAGTVYPVLPGAIAILFAFLVYGWFFSFDPFGVWFWIFQILIVVVLFVADYVVSAWGVKKFGGSKLSTTLSTIGVIIGPFVIPAFGLVLGPFIGAFLGELIGGSSPSKATKVGFGSVVGLFTSTVMKIILQIVMIVLFIIWVARFA
- a CDS encoding Cof-type HAD-IIB family hydrolase; the encoded protein is MGEPKYKLLALDMDGTLLNDNHEISKETAKWIQIAIRRGVHVCLSTGRAVFHAMPYAVQLGLETPMITVNGSEVWKAPHDLHIRHLMDPVLIRKMWEIGEKYNTWYWAYSVEELFNRDRWTQDIEGTQWLKFGFNTEVDEIRHQIMMELQQLGGLQMTNSSPVNIEVNPAGITKASGVAEVCKLLGLDMSQAVAVGDSLNDLAVIEAAGLGVAMGNAQDQVKEAADLIVASNNEDGIVEVIRDHILKGE